The Apostichopus japonicus isolate 1M-3 chromosome 20, ASM3797524v1, whole genome shotgun sequence genome contains a region encoding:
- the LOC139961116 gene encoding uncharacterized protein isoform X1 encodes MDKIEAFTADVCCYECYHAWFYPWKQEENDLVQVDDASGISMVELTHSLPEINMNSGRVNRSMEEGSMSHYSRKPAEMRFPKQWEHMTFRQTRENLLDKGSIYGPVSKKSLPRPGHRDALTKEAADIGCKKERHFLRKVTGYPMSARISGSARAARRSLPTLRRPTANTICQEYQYVHNGLRGKMILNNKRFRHDLPEYHCDHSDEEKSHYCEVLGKRTCAGCIEETNKKMAAKYQNDAFPSIQTTAASLVAPRLSKALTKRNTNQSRELVSRQLSISNLDDADSPIPYRMSSALRQSRRVTIYNDTMIESLHRTLVRDRRMTLANLKDVSLNRKPSKLRYKAAPKNGSLLKFLFNGAGLTGDNVTTEQ; translated from the exons ATGGATAAAATAGAAGCTTTTACAGCCGATGTTTGTTGCTACGAATGTTACCATGCTTGGTTTTACCCTTGGAAACAGGAAGAAAACGACTTAGTGCAAGTCGACGATGCTTCCGGTATATCAATGGTGGAGCTTACTCATTCTTTACCCG AAATTAACATGAACAGCGGAAGAGTTAATCGTTCAATGGAAGAGGGAAGTATGTCACATTATTCAAGGAAACCAGCCGAGATGCGATTTCCTAAACAATGGGAACATATGACGTTCCGACAGACGAGAGAAAATTTATTAGACAAAGGGTCCATTTATGGCCCCGTTTCCAAAAAGAG TTTACCTCGTCCTGGTCATCGTGATGCATTGACAAAGGAAGCTGCAGATATTGGCTGTAAGAAGGAGAGACACTTTCTGCGAAAGGTCACAGGTTATCCAATGAGCGCACGCATCAGCGGAAGTGCCCGGGCCGCTCGGCGTAGTTTGCCCACTCTTAGACGTCCAACAGCCAACACTATCTGTCAAGAATACCAGTATGTTCACAACGGTTTACGCGGTAAAATGATTTTAAATAACAAACGATTTCGTCATGATTTGCCAGAGTATCATTGTGACCACAGCGATGAAGAAAAATCACACTACTGTGAAGTTCTTGGAAAGCGCACATGCGCAGGCTGCATTGAAGAAACCAATAAGAAAATGGCTGCCAAATATCAAAATGATGCTTTCCCTAGTATACAAACGACTGCAGCAAGTCTAGTAGCACCTCGGTTATCTAAAGCTTTGACAAAGAGGAATACAAATCAAAGTCGAGAACTAGTGTCCCGCCAATTATCAATCAGTAACCTTGACGACGCCGACAGTCCAATACCTTATCGAATGTCGTCTGCGCTTCGACAATCGAGACGAGTTACAATTTATAATGACACTATGATAGAATCTTTACACAGAACTTTAGTAAGAGACAGAAGGATGACCTTGGCTAATTTGAAAGATGTTTCACTGAATCGGAAACCGAGCAAACTTCGCTACAAAGCAGCACCGAAGAATGGAAGTCTGCTAAAGTTTCTGTTTAATGGCGCCGGTTTGACAGGTGATAATGTTACTACTGAACAGTAA
- the LOC139961674 gene encoding galanin receptor 2a-like, which yields MSAISYETTVSTFDGSLQPNTTVNPFDMTLTRREYIGSILYYAFLFTAGGLGNVLSLLVALKIISNRRKTADLLIVYLTVTDLLCVVSTHSLSLVSTLNNRWIGSRVTCTLQYYFAWSCLKMSFFILILMTLDRYVALVKPIYYRTEWGQTKITVCVLACLVFSFGGTLLTPILQWDGIFPLQGWFVCLDSWTSQDPYDDAILLFYGVSYLLSLLFFNFCSIRIAWELIKLTKRRKKTSAIHMVLASNKSKLKEKRIHKHEGPPGKANLDPRVAKECRIAYVVLIMAVIFVISWSPYLASIVLKQTNVYYSQTAETWAIRIVFANTALNPLLYGLLSKTYRRGYCYFLRVAIHYLSCRTVSKPEDNNIFYLRRSWLQRRQRELYISKSMKSPASFPSEIKPSYTTNNCALALSSIFMQNMDAQYHVSNVVEGSTELTHDVSVTDQESGQHNNENDAYSNNELSNVYVSTESQPSNDEEHSDE from the exons ATGTCAGCAATATCATATGAAACAACCGTTTCCACTTTTGACGGTTCATTGCAACCAAACACTACTGTAAACCCCTTTGATATGACACTGACCAGGAGGGAGTACATTGGATCAATTCTTTACTATGCATTCCTGTTCACCGCTGGTGGATTGGGAAATGTGTTATCACTTTTAGTTGCcttaaaaatcatttcaaatcgTAGAAAAACTGCGGATTTATTGATCGTTTATTTAACTGTCACAGATCTTCTCTGTGTTGTATCTACGCATTCGTTGTCGCTTGTGTCTACGTTGAATAACAGATGGATAGGGTCAAGAGTCACGTGTACCCTGCAGTATTATTTCGCTTGGTCTTGccttaaaatgtcattttttattttaatattgatgacATTGGATCGATACGTAGCACTCGTGAAGCCGATCTACTACAGGACAGAATGGGGGCAGACGAAAATTACAGTATGTGTATTAGCTTGTTTAGTATTCAGTTTCGGGGGAACCCTGTTAACTCCAATCTTGCAGTGGGATGGAATATTCCCTTTACAGGGCTGGTTCGTTTGTCTAGACTCTTGGACCTCGCAAGATCCTTACGACGAcgccattttattattttacggAGTCTCCTACCTTTTgagtttgttgttttttaatttttgctcGATTCGGATCGCTTGGGAATTGATTAAATTAacgaagagaagaaagaaaaccagCGCAATTCATATGGTCTTAGCTTCGAATAAATCAAAACTTAAAGAAAAGAGAATTCATAAACACGAAGGGCCGCCGGGAAAGGCTAACTTGGATCCTAGGGTCGCGAAGGAATGCCGAATCGCTTATGTGGTCCTGATAATGGCTGTTATCTTTGTGATATCTTGGTCTCCATACCTG GCTTCAATCGTCTTGAAACAAACTAATGTATACTATAGCCAAACGGCAGAAACATGGGCTATTCGAATCGTCTTTGCCAACACCGCCCTCAATCCGCTTCTATATGGCCTCCTAAGTAAGACCTACCGCCGAGGGTACTGTTATTTTTTACGTGTAGCCATCCATTACCTGTCTTGCCGAACTGTTTCCAAACCTGAAG ataacaatattttttatttacgtcggagttggcttcaaagGCGACAACGTGAATTATACATCAGTAAATCAATGAAGTCTCCGGCCTCGTTTCCAAGTGAAATCAAACCATCTTATACTACAAATAACTGTGCATTAGCACTTTCCTCTATATTTATGCAAAACATGGACGCACAATATCACGTGTCTAACGTGGTTGAAGGAAGCACCGAGCTAACGCATGATGTCTCAGTTACCGATCAGGAAAGCGGACAACACAACAATGAAAATGATGCTTATTCCAACAATGAGCTTTCTAATGTGTATGTTAGCACTGAAAGTCAACCCAGCAATGATGAAGAGCACAGTGATGAATAA
- the LOC139961116 gene encoding uncharacterized protein isoform X3: protein MNSGRVNRSMEEGSMSHYSRKPAEMRFPKQWEHMTFRQTRENLLDKGSIYGPVSKKSLPRPGHRDALTKEAADIGCKKERHFLRKVTGYPMSARISGSARAARRSLPTLRRPTANTICQEYQYVHNGLRGKMILNNKRFRHDLPEYHCDHSDEEKSHYCEVLGKRTCAGCIEETNKKMAAKYQNDAFPSIQTTAASLVAPRLSKALTKRNTNQSRELVSRQLSISNLDDADSPIPYRMSSALRQSRRVTIYNDTMIESLHRTLVRDRRMTLANLKDVSLNRKPSKLRYKAAPKNGSLLKFLFNGAGLTGDNVTTEQ from the exons ATGAACAGCGGAAGAGTTAATCGTTCAATGGAAGAGGGAAGTATGTCACATTATTCAAGGAAACCAGCCGAGATGCGATTTCCTAAACAATGGGAACATATGACGTTCCGACAGACGAGAGAAAATTTATTAGACAAAGGGTCCATTTATGGCCCCGTTTCCAAAAAGAG TTTACCTCGTCCTGGTCATCGTGATGCATTGACAAAGGAAGCTGCAGATATTGGCTGTAAGAAGGAGAGACACTTTCTGCGAAAGGTCACAGGTTATCCAATGAGCGCACGCATCAGCGGAAGTGCCCGGGCCGCTCGGCGTAGTTTGCCCACTCTTAGACGTCCAACAGCCAACACTATCTGTCAAGAATACCAGTATGTTCACAACGGTTTACGCGGTAAAATGATTTTAAATAACAAACGATTTCGTCATGATTTGCCAGAGTATCATTGTGACCACAGCGATGAAGAAAAATCACACTACTGTGAAGTTCTTGGAAAGCGCACATGCGCAGGCTGCATTGAAGAAACCAATAAGAAAATGGCTGCCAAATATCAAAATGATGCTTTCCCTAGTATACAAACGACTGCAGCAAGTCTAGTAGCACCTCGGTTATCTAAAGCTTTGACAAAGAGGAATACAAATCAAAGTCGAGAACTAGTGTCCCGCCAATTATCAATCAGTAACCTTGACGACGCCGACAGTCCAATACCTTATCGAATGTCGTCTGCGCTTCGACAATCGAGACGAGTTACAATTTATAATGACACTATGATAGAATCTTTACACAGAACTTTAGTAAGAGACAGAAGGATGACCTTGGCTAATTTGAAAGATGTTTCACTGAATCGGAAACCGAGCAAACTTCGCTACAAAGCAGCACCGAAGAATGGAAGTCTGCTAAAGTTTCTGTTTAATGGCGCCGGTTTGACAGGTGATAATGTTACTACTGAACAGTAA
- the LOC139961116 gene encoding uncharacterized protein isoform X2, protein MTGIFEVYISEFRKRGLTFIEINMNSGRVNRSMEEGSMSHYSRKPAEMRFPKQWEHMTFRQTRENLLDKGSIYGPVSKKSLPRPGHRDALTKEAADIGCKKERHFLRKVTGYPMSARISGSARAARRSLPTLRRPTANTICQEYQYVHNGLRGKMILNNKRFRHDLPEYHCDHSDEEKSHYCEVLGKRTCAGCIEETNKKMAAKYQNDAFPSIQTTAASLVAPRLSKALTKRNTNQSRELVSRQLSISNLDDADSPIPYRMSSALRQSRRVTIYNDTMIESLHRTLVRDRRMTLANLKDVSLNRKPSKLRYKAAPKNGSLLKFLFNGAGLTGDNVTTEQ, encoded by the exons AAATTAACATGAACAGCGGAAGAGTTAATCGTTCAATGGAAGAGGGAAGTATGTCACATTATTCAAGGAAACCAGCCGAGATGCGATTTCCTAAACAATGGGAACATATGACGTTCCGACAGACGAGAGAAAATTTATTAGACAAAGGGTCCATTTATGGCCCCGTTTCCAAAAAGAG TTTACCTCGTCCTGGTCATCGTGATGCATTGACAAAGGAAGCTGCAGATATTGGCTGTAAGAAGGAGAGACACTTTCTGCGAAAGGTCACAGGTTATCCAATGAGCGCACGCATCAGCGGAAGTGCCCGGGCCGCTCGGCGTAGTTTGCCCACTCTTAGACGTCCAACAGCCAACACTATCTGTCAAGAATACCAGTATGTTCACAACGGTTTACGCGGTAAAATGATTTTAAATAACAAACGATTTCGTCATGATTTGCCAGAGTATCATTGTGACCACAGCGATGAAGAAAAATCACACTACTGTGAAGTTCTTGGAAAGCGCACATGCGCAGGCTGCATTGAAGAAACCAATAAGAAAATGGCTGCCAAATATCAAAATGATGCTTTCCCTAGTATACAAACGACTGCAGCAAGTCTAGTAGCACCTCGGTTATCTAAAGCTTTGACAAAGAGGAATACAAATCAAAGTCGAGAACTAGTGTCCCGCCAATTATCAATCAGTAACCTTGACGACGCCGACAGTCCAATACCTTATCGAATGTCGTCTGCGCTTCGACAATCGAGACGAGTTACAATTTATAATGACACTATGATAGAATCTTTACACAGAACTTTAGTAAGAGACAGAAGGATGACCTTGGCTAATTTGAAAGATGTTTCACTGAATCGGAAACCGAGCAAACTTCGCTACAAAGCAGCACCGAAGAATGGAAGTCTGCTAAAGTTTCTGTTTAATGGCGCCGGTTTGACAGGTGATAATGTTACTACTGAACAGTAA
- the LOC139961673 gene encoding hyalin-like: MRINSHLSCFMILSVLNCASMAVDPTIYNCPDDITTLAELQGQTTAKVEWTEPTAEVNYGNVAVLVFRSHSPGLLPIGESFVTYIFSDPNDDQSTSACEFTVQVTQVDDRSPVVTSCPNDIKATYPYGTEMGTATWEEPTATDDSGVAFIHSRTNYPGDSFYLWTARHEVKYTFSDAAGNLAYCTFYVTFEAVDTQAPVVHDCPELIQVEVALSQNGSFVSWDGPIVEDDSGRFDVKSESKYEKGSYFPIGLTHVVYSFTDPTGLQSECSTDVVVTQVDLLPPSLLNCPEDITVGVATGEDRTAVYWEEPMAEDDSGQATLRLRSHQPGDIFNIGSMANVRYTFTDSSGNDVVCRFEVAVVEDTERPDIIGCPGNIERTVSTDVNGITIEWNGPMALDNSDYVDLLFQSHTPAESKFYKGETKVTYIFADSAGNQDSCTFIVTINIDASLPTTTDETTGAGQTGSNDVILILTLVVTCLSVVIILISVLVLIFVCKIKTPTEDLNSLEKKLAETHHYHIDTSDERSANRKKLDPSQGLPPVPEDTSYMELNVKTRQDEGPYYLAPT; this comes from the exons ATGAGGATAAACAGTCATTTATCGTGCTTTATGATACTTAGCGTTCTTAATTGCGCTTCCATGGCAGTAG ATCCCACCATCTACAATTGTCCCGATGACATCACTACATTGGCGGAACTGCAGGGACAAACAACAGCTAAGGTAGAATGGACGGAGCCTACAGCAGAGGTCAATTACGGCAACGTAGCCGTTTTAGTTTTCAGAAGCCATTCGCCTGGATTGTTGCCAATCGGAGAATCGTTTGTTACGTATATATTCAGTGACCCTAACGATGACCAATCGACGAGTGCGTGTGAATTCACCGTACAAGTAACACAAG TGGACGATCGATCCCCGGTCGTGACCAGCTGTCCTAACGACATAAAGGCGACGTATCCGTACGGAACGGAGATGGGGACTGCTACATGGGAAGAGCCGACCGCCACCGATGACTCTGGGGTTGCTTTCATCCATAGCAGGACAAACTACCCTGGTGATTCCTTTTATTTGTGGACAGCTCGCCACGAGGTCAAATATACGTTCTCCGATGCAGCTGGCAATCTTGCCTATTGTACTTTTTACGTAACATTTGAAGCAG TCGACACACAAGCACCAGTGGTACATGACTGCcctgagctgattcaagtagagGTTGCCCTGAGCCAAAACGGTAGCTTCGTATCTTGGGATGGACCCATCGTTGAAGACGACTCTGGCCGATTCGACGTCAAATCCGAAAGCAAATACGAAAAAGGGAGCTATTTTCCGATCGGTCTTACACACGTCGTCTACTCCTTTACTGATCCGACAGGATTACAATCCGAATGCTCCACGGACGTGGTCGTGACCCAAG TTGATCTTCTGCCACCCTCCCTACTTAATTGTCCCGAAGATATCACAGTGGGCGTGGCCACTGGTGAGGATAGGACGGCGGTGTACTGGGAGGAGCCTATGGCAGAGGACGACTCGGGTCAGGCGACCCTTCGCCTACGATCACACCAGCCAGGGGATATTTTTAACATTGGCTCCATGGCGAATGTAAGATATACTTTCACGGATTCGTCAGGCAATGACGTCGTTTGTCGTTTCGAAGTGGCAGTAGTAGAAG ACACCGAACGGCCAGATATCATCGGTTGTCCTGGCAACATTGAGCGAACGGTGTCGACCGACGTTAACGGTATTACGATAGAATGGAATGGACCAATGGCGTTGGATAATTCAGATTACGTGGATCTACTTTTTCAGTCACATACCCCTGCAGAGAGTAAATTCTACAAGGGTGAAACGAAAGTGACTTATATTTTCGCAGATTCCGCGGGAAATCAAGATTCTTGTACCTTTATTGTTACAATTAACATAG ATGCTTCGTTACCAACAACCACCGATGAAACAACGGGCGCCGGTCAAACCGGAAGTAATGACGTCATACTGATACTGACACTCGTCGTCACCTGCCTCTCGGTGGTTATCATCCTCATCAGTGTCCTCGTTCTCATCTTCGTTTGTAAGATAAAGACACCGACGGAGGATTTGAACTCTCTCGAAAAGAAACTAGCTGAAACGCATCATTACCATATTGATACTAGTGACGAGAGATCTGCAAATCGCAAGAAACTGGATCCGAGTCAAGGACTTCCACCTGTACCGGAAGATACATCGTACATGGAACTCAATgtcaagacaagacaagacgAAGGACCTTACTATTTGGCGCCAACATAG
- the LOC139961114 gene encoding uncharacterized protein, producing MSEHPETTRGYAWIPMDLSAKKRSRNYLDSHKTIEKRRRDRINNYLETIKSLLPIYDHLPAQKRLDKADILDMTVVYLQMVNTFLESLGVQDIFCAIHQQLSLLNSSEIWIRSKRDEYDSISSFVDAFSIFIRAEHRRSYKVLAKAVDAEKKSKFKPYFTDPKLTSNPARACCTQSSDPDSDRGGERTPPLEKETGKAEPAKIKHLPFARSLSEIVKQPERPSGIQKEDGKNQSVKREMESPNAGSGRQSGDTDVSLVELLKRKLRPDVPPPTHSSRPHSSFQGYWMKESEVSMEVSHPQPSESKIDHGFTMQAQNIQSSTIPPNGRDSSSFNYHKRRIFSPTAASGRPEQLNIQQFGSDQNEVTILDCVSQDGRVEVNHHRHHNNDNNNNNDDDITCRVDKVDSATSSRSQGCGPPSRKKCHCNFKVSVRDQGMNTEKSRDNGIKEKELMLKVDAGQIELDLGSLLRRAQAKDDSCVVPITFRGSLSVNVADSDQNKGEGKMLNQGGAT from the coding sequence ATGTCAGAGCACCCCGAAACAACAAGAGGTTATGCTTGGATCCCGATGGACTTGAGTGCCAAGAAGAGGTCCCGCAATTACCTCGATTCGCACAAAACCATTGAAAAGAGGAGAAGAGACCGAATCAATAACTACCTCGAAACTATCAAATCTTTGTTGCCTATTTATGACCATCTCCCAGCGCAGAAAAGGCTGGATAAAGCTGATATCTTGGATATGACTGTTGTATACTTGCAAATGGTCAACACCTTCCTGGAAAGCCTAGGTGTCCAGGATATATTTTGTGCCATCCACCAACAGCTGAGTCTTTTGAACTCTTCAGAAATTTGGATACGGTCCAAACGAGACGAGTACGATTCCATCTCATCTTTCGTGGACGCTTTCTCAATCTTCATCAGAGCCGAACACAGACGTTCGTACAAAGTTCTAGCTAAGGCCGTCGACGCAGAGAAGAAGTCCAAATTTAAGCCTTACTTCACGGACCCCAAGCTGACGTCCAACCCAGCAAGAGCTTGCTGCACTCAATCCAGTGACCCAGATTCTGACAGAGGGGGCGAGAGAACTCCTCCACTAGAGAAAGAGACGGGTAAGGCAGAACCTGCCAAGATAAAACACTTACCGTTTGCGAGAAGTCTTTCAGAGATAGTCAAACAACCCGAGCGCCCCTCCGGTATACAGAAAGAAGATGGGAAGAACCAATCGGTGAAACGTGAAATGGAATCTCCAAATGCCGGGTCAGGTCGGCAGAGTGGGGATACCGATGTTAGTCTTGTAGAGCTTCTGAAGAGAAAGTTGCGACCGGACGTCCCGCCGCCAACTCATTCTTCTCGGCCACATTCAAGCTTCCAGGGATACTGGATGAAAGAGAGCGAGGTATCCATGGAGGTCAGTCACCCTCAACCATCAGAATCAAAGATTGATCATGGCTTTACCATGCAAGCACAGAATATACAAAGTAGTACAATACCTCCAAATGGCAGGGACAGCAGCTCCTTTAATTATCATAAGAGGAGGATATTTTCACCGACAGCAGCATCGGGCCGTCCAGAGCAACTCAACATTCAGCAGTTTGGATCGGATCAGAACGAGGTGACGATACTAGATTGTGTATCACAGGACGGCCGTGTTGAAGTcaatcatcatcgtcatcataacaacgataataataataataatgatgatgatatcaCTTGTCGGGTGGATAAAGTGGACTCTGCAACCTCCAGTAGAAGCCAGGGGTGTGGACCGCCTTCAAGGAAGAAATGCCACTGCAATTTTAAAGTTAGCGTCAGGGATCAGGGGATGAATACGGAGAAGAGTAGAGACAACGGCATCAAGGAGAAGGAGCTGATGTTGAAAGTCGACGCCGGCCAGATTGAACTGGATCTCGGCTCCCTGCTCCGTCGGGCTCAAGCCAAGGATGACTCCTGCGTCGTTCCAATCACTTTCAGAGGTAGCTTGAGCGTTAACGTGGCCGATTCGGATCAGAACAAAGGAGAAGGCAAGATGCTTAATCAGGGAGGAGCTACATGA